A region of Longimicrobiaceae bacterium DNA encodes the following proteins:
- a CDS encoding S8 family peptidase — translation MRKRSIGSRLLLGLALLAAGACSDDPTSPSRAPEEPTPSVVQGQDRTIPGQYVIVFKDEASDVRGLARAMAAAPKDSVLFIYEHTIKGFAARLAPASVEAVKQHPMVDRVTPDEYGIMDQSAGTWGLDRIDQRHLPLNGIYGPNRDGTGVNIYIIDSGIRKSHSEFGFGVRARHGYTVINDGRGSEDCNGHGTHVAGTAAGTTYGVAKNATVWAVRIGDCNGGATVSGVISAIDWVKAYRTLPAVANLSYSWSARTDIDDAVQRAIAAGVTFVTSAGNANANACNYSPNRKSNVLTVGATQSNDWRASYSNWGSCVKLFAPGSGITSSWYTGDYATNTIDGTSMSSPHVAGVAALYLQGDPSAAPWKVQDAVVSSATAGVVLDPKGSPNRLLYAFPVYFSVYVDGPSSISFTGDHTWEAFPSGGDGTYTYQWSVYYYQLGYTQNLGTGKTQTLYVYQGDGDFDIMVTATSAGQTKSSSMYVYNGGSGGGGPCDPFTICP, via the coding sequence ATGAGGAAACGCAGTATCGGATCCAGGCTGTTGCTGGGGCTCGCGCTGCTGGCCGCAGGCGCCTGTTCCGACGATCCCACCTCGCCCTCCAGGGCGCCCGAGGAGCCCACCCCCTCGGTCGTGCAGGGCCAGGACCGCACCATCCCGGGCCAGTACGTGATCGTCTTCAAGGACGAGGCGAGCGACGTGCGGGGGCTCGCCCGCGCCATGGCCGCGGCGCCGAAGGACTCGGTGCTCTTCATCTACGAGCACACCATCAAGGGATTCGCGGCGCGCCTGGCGCCCGCCTCGGTCGAGGCGGTGAAGCAGCACCCGATGGTGGACCGGGTCACGCCGGACGAGTACGGCATCATGGACCAGTCGGCGGGCACGTGGGGCCTGGACCGGATCGACCAGCGCCACCTTCCGCTGAACGGGATCTACGGGCCCAACCGTGACGGGACCGGGGTGAACATCTACATCATCGACAGCGGGATCCGGAAGAGCCACTCCGAGTTCGGCTTCGGCGTGCGCGCGCGGCACGGCTACACCGTGATCAACGATGGGCGTGGCTCCGAGGACTGCAACGGCCACGGCACCCACGTGGCGGGGACCGCGGCCGGCACCACCTACGGCGTCGCCAAGAACGCCACGGTCTGGGCGGTCCGCATCGGCGACTGCAATGGGGGCGCCACGGTGAGCGGCGTGATCAGCGCGATCGACTGGGTGAAGGCGTACCGCACCCTCCCCGCGGTGGCGAACCTGAGCTACAGCTGGTCGGCGCGGACCGACATCGATGACGCGGTGCAGCGCGCGATCGCCGCCGGCGTCACCTTCGTGACCTCCGCCGGGAACGCCAACGCCAACGCCTGCAACTACTCTCCCAACAGGAAGTCCAACGTCCTCACCGTCGGTGCCACGCAGAGCAACGACTGGCGGGCATCGTACTCCAACTGGGGGTCATGCGTGAAGCTGTTCGCGCCGGGGAGCGGCATCACCTCCTCGTGGTACACCGGGGACTACGCCACCAACACGATCGACGGGACCTCCATGTCCTCGCCGCACGTGGCCGGGGTGGCCGCCCTCTACCTGCAGGGCGATCCTTCCGCTGCCCCGTGGAAGGTGCAGGACGCGGTGGTGAGCTCGGCCACGGCCGGAGTCGTGCTCGACCCCAAGGGCTCGCCGAACCGCCTGCTCTACGCGTTCCCGGTGTACTTCAGCGTCTACGTGGACGGGCCGAGCTCGATCTCCTTCACGGGCGACCATACCTGGGAGGCGTTCCCCTCGGGCGGCGACGGGACCTACACGTACCAGTGGAGCGTCTACTACTACCAGTTGGGATACACCCAGAACCTGGGGACCGGGAAGACGCAGACGCTCTACGTCTACCAGGGCGACGGCGACTTCGACATCATGGTGACCGCGACCTCCGCGGGACAGACCAAGAGCTCCTCCATGTACGTCTACAATGGCGGCTCGGGGGGCGGCGGCCCCTGTGATCCGTTCACCATCTGCCCCTAG